GAGCAGCTGGTCCATGCACGGAAACGGCGGCCTGAGCCCAGCGCCGCGCTCCAGCTCCGCAAGCCTCACGTCGGCGTCAGCCTCCACGAACAGCAGCCCCTCGCCGGTGCAGTCCACCACTAGCTTCCGCCCCTCGACCTCCCTCAGCCGCCCGGCCAGCGGGTAGTAGTGCACCAGCGCCTCGCCGAGCGCGCGTCGGATGACGCTCACCGGGTCGCCCTGCGCGAGGTCGCCGTCCTCCGGCACGCGGGCGCGGTAGACGAGGGCGAACGAAACGTGCCCGCGCAGCGTGCCCTGGTCGTCGATGTCGGAGAGACGCTTGGTGTCTTCTGGCGTCGGCACGGCCGGGCCGACGAGCTCCGGGTCACGCCGCCGCACCGCGAACGCCAACGGCGATGTTGACATGCCCATGAACTCCTTGGACTCCGGCGCAGGAGGATCCTGAAACAAGTCGGAAGCGACCAACCGGGGGTCGCTCCCATCATGAATACTAGCGTGGAGTGCGAATGGTTCGCGGCCGGAAATCTCAGCACCCGACAAGTCCGCACATGCCATGCTTGACATTTTGGGCCTTTGGATAATGTTGGTGCTCGGTTACAGCTTAAATGGGGAAGGAGCGAGATGCGTGGCTGAGAGCTTTTCGTTTTTAACGTGATGCTGCATTTGTCTGACTAATAACCTAACACAAAATATATGGAGCAGCTTGGACGACATCAAGATAGAACGGTTCAAGTGTTCGCCGATCGCCATCTACTCTCTAAACATCGGCACCTATTTACAAGCCCTGCGTCCATATCTGCGACTTTGTAGCCTAGCTGAGAGCACATACTGGAACTCCAAGGGGAGTTCTTGACCTTTTCGTCGTGTTCAAAGGACGGCAAAGGGATTCTAGTAAACGACCAAGGAATAATAAACATCCCGAGAGTACAAAAAAAAAGGAGTAGCTCGGACAGAAGCAACACTCTTCTTCGCAGCGTAAAGCCTCCTGGAAGATTTGCTATACGATCTGTTTGATTTATAAGAACTTATCTTACAGAAACTAATCTACAGATCTTGTAGTACAAATCTAATAGAAAAAAAAAATAGGTTATATATGACGGAAAATTctttttgctacaatcaaacacacttcatcATCTTTCCATAGGATTGAAGTAGGCATGATACATTTTTTCCATTTCAGTACTTTTACTAatgtatgaatcaaaggagcccgtcTGATATCATGTCACACAAACCTTCTTAGCAAAAGTAGCGCAAATTCAGAACTGATCCCATGGATCACATGCTCCTGCATAATGAAAAGGAATATTTTAAATGTTAAAAAATCTACAAAAATATATGCATCCACATATccttctttggcatggcgggatcacacaataacATCAACGTGCTGCAGTGATCTCCGGTGTTCAAGAAACTTGTGGATGGTCATGATCCGCCATGCAACTATGAAATCAATAACCACTCATATACCAAAGGGTACATACTATCTAACTAAAATGGGTGACATTTGTCAAACTAATCCTTGTGCCTCTAGGTCAGAAGAATTTTCCCAGTTTGTGATCACCGGGAGAGTTGCAAGAAGGATGTCGATTGAGCATTTGGTCATGCCAACATGGTCATCGAGAGTGACTATAAGACTCGTGCCAACCATGCTGGTCCTTGCTGGTCCTTGTGACTGTGAGGGTCCTCTTGCGGATGTTGATAACCAAATGCCCCTAGATTTTGCTGATTTCATAGCCATGCATGCAGAAATCCATAActcaaacactcatcaacaactACAAGATCGTCTTATAGAGCTTCTGTGGAGGCTCAAAGGAGAGTTAGCAAATGTGTCGGTGATACATCCGATTTGGAATACCCAATATAGTATAGTTGCTTTTTCCCTATAAGATCTAGGATTATATACCGGACGTAGTATAGTTGCTTTTCCCCTAAAAGATCTAGGATTATATCGATCGTTGGGAAGCGATTGTTGTGGTGATTTACTCAAGCAAGACCTTATTAACTTGTAGAATCTTCGTCTCTCCGGACCTTGGAGTTTACTTTGGGTTTGTGAATTAATGGATGGAGATAGACCAGGACTAAGGTTTCACCTGCAGTTGTGCATACATGAATAGGGTAAAAGATAATAATAAGCATGGTTGTGCATGATCAATTCAGATTAGATTCTTGTGGGCGATGCGCCATTATAGGAATTTGGATACAGTCAACACATGTTCAGAACAGAAAACTGATGCCATGTTACACACAATTTGATAGCAAAACATTGAGCTATATTTTAACACTAGTTTAAGGAACAATTCATGTAATCATCGTCCCTGACTTCACAAATCAACAATGAAGGCATTGATTGCTATCTGCTCCTTGCCACTGAAGCAAAAAGTATCCAGGTCACAGGTGAGAAATTGAGTTGTTTGTGACTTTACCTTATCAGCCCGTCATCATCCTGGGGCTTTTCTAGAGACGGAGGCCAAATGGGGTACTCTAGTCAGTAAACATCGTGTCTAGACCATTTGATTCTTGGGTGTGGCTACTTCCATTCTCCTCGAATATATCACAGGCATTTTCTCTTCGTGTCTTGCGCTCTTCAATCACGTCTTCAATTGAGTCTGAGCAGTAGAGCCCCCTCGACTGTCCATGTGGTTTGTCAGCTACGACGAATTTGTTGCCTTCTCGGCCTCGCTCAGGAAAGCCAGCCCAGACTGCAGAAATTGACACAAAAATAATAATCAGGCGACTATAGGTCTATACTACCTGCTGTCCTGCAAACGACTGACTAGTATTAAATCAAAGTCCTCAGCGGAGAAATTCTCAACTAAAATTTAGAGTAAATAATGGCAGCTGTTTGTGTTAGTAGTATAGCCACTAAACAAACCAGAATATGATCTATATTCTATACTCCCTATGTTATGTGGAGGCAGGCGTATAAGCATCCATGGTCACCGCTCCCACAACCACAGACAAGTCCAGAAGCTGCGTAGGTCAGCAAGTCACAGCTTTCTATAAGAGCTCTCCAGATTAGGAATGAGTCTTAGCTTGAGTAGCGTTCCAATCGATGGGGTGTGCTCCTATTGATGGACAAATCACTACTCTCCAGTTTGTTCTAGTAGATTAAGAATCCAGTGAAGTGCAAGGCAAACACTCCATATAAGTTGGTAGCAACAtgatgaaaaaaaaaatcaagcaAGGAAAATTGAAGTATGTATCCTTCTTTTCCCTCGTGCATCATCCCTCCCCACAGCCAATGCTTCCTGCCCTAGCCGCACAACTCCCGAATGCGCCTAAGCCCTGAATCGGTGAATACGGGATCTAATTCTTCCACATGGTATTCATTCCCAGAATCAAAGCTCCAACACCCTTCCCGTTTTCTTAAACACACTCCTTCCATTTCAAAATCTAAGGCCATTTGACTTTCTCTTAACTCAaactttgaccaagtttataaaaAAGTTAACATCAAAAATACCAAATCAACAATATTAGTAGATCCATCAACAATATATTTGTATGTTGAATTTACATTGTGTCATAGATGTTAATATTTTTTTATAAATTTGGTCAAACTGAAGAACTTTGACTCAGTACAAAATCTATAGGCCTTAGAATTtgaaatggagggagtacatCCTATAGGATACACTAATAGGGGATGTTTTATAACTTTCCAAGATCAATTTCAAAACTTCCTTTGAATTGAATGTGCGCTTGTGCTAAAAGTTCAGACGCATCTCTAACAACAACTAGTGCTTTTATTATTTATACAGTGCTGAGGCAAATAAAGCAAAAAACTATCCTGAGAAACCTACCAACAACCACTGGTGTCTAGTTTTCTGGTGAGGTCACTGATACATCTCATGAAAGCTGAGTTTATGAGGATTCGTAGTAGTTAGACTCCATGACAGGTTTAACTTTGATTATACTATTACAAAAATATCTCTCGTCTTCCATAAGAGTAACTTTTTACACTAAACTCTTGTTTTTCTCTGAAATTATGAACAACTTGGAGACAAGGACAGAAGTCTCACCTGCCAAATAATTGCATGAACCAGCTGAAACCCAGTAACAGAATAACATAAAACAATGGTTCCGCCACAAATTCTAGAACGAAGACTGCTTATACAGCATCCAAACAGGACAAACTAAACTAAGGACTACAAATACTGACCGAAATTAAAGTGCTGCTTTTAGCTAATAAATGGAAAACTTCCAGAAATGAACAACATTATATCGAGTTTTCCTGTGTGCTTATCTGTATGTGAAAATACAAGTACAAATTCAGTGGTTCCTTGCCATTACGAGCACAATGATCAACCTTTTTAGTACCAAATTCAAAGTAGAACTATTTTAGTATCATTATTATAAAGTTATTTCACATGTTGAGCGGTACAGCTAATAACATGGATGATGGAACTCTGCTATCCACATCAAGATCCATGGATGATAAAGCTTAAAATAGACATTTGATAATTTGGAGAAataatgcagcaatccaaattaTTGATGTAGGAAACAGGTATTAGTTTGAGAATATTTTGGTCAAATGGAGCAACATATATGAATATAACATACCAAAGTCTGCATGAGAAGTTCTGGGACTATTTCTGTGAATCCAATGATGAATTATTAACGGAAAGTTCCAATGCATCAGGAAACAGAAGATAGGAGATATTTGTGTTGCAAACAAGCAAACCACGCTGGTTTTGGCACCAAGTTAACATGAAAAACTAATAGAAAAATCAAGTTACATTTAGTATGTACCTTTTTTGGAGGTCAACACAATTTTTGGCGGTATATCTCAACTTACCACCTAGAGTAATCTCAAGCCAACAAGAATTATACAAAGAAGACCTGATTATTTAGGTTATGTTTGGCATCGTCGTTGCTTTTCAATATCATTTATCAATTTCTTTACATGCTAAATGCAGCAGTTGTTTGAAAGCGTCTTACAGAAGTAACATAATTTTTTTTAATGGGATTAATAAGGATTATCTAACTAACTAGATTCCATAGCACATCAGGAGTCAGGACACATCCCATAGAACTGCAAACTGGCTCTCAGAGAGATTCCATGATTTACTCCATAAAACAGTGAATGTCACAGAGAGCAAAGGGTTTGTGAATTCCTAGCTCTTATTTGGATAACTGCATTGCTACAAAAATTCATGTCACATCAAGCGAAGGAAGGGAACGTACCACCAAAGTGGTGGAGAACAATCGATGCTGCAACTGTAACATTCAGTGATGCAGTTCCACCACCGTACTGAGGGATATAGACGAAGAAGTCACAGACCTCACACTCCTTCTGTGAGAGTCCTGTACCCTACTGGATGCAACAAACATTAGAAGGATTTAATTAAAATAGAAGGCTTGTAAACAACCACTAGCTGTATTTTCGTAACTAAAATGAAAAGCATTCACTTCAGTTTTAACTTGCCATTAAACTTCAGAAACGATTTAACAACAATTTTCTAGCAACTAAAAAATGGAAATTGAGCAGTAGAACATGATAATTGAAAACCATGAAGGATAGTGATACTAAGCATGTTTAACATGACATAAAGCCTTGAGATAGTGTTTTACTTCCAACTATGAACCAATTCAAAATATCTTAAGTCTCGTAGGTGCCCACACTGGTTTCTAAATCCATCTGCCGTGAGGCATAGGCGTAAATCCCTATTTTCCTGCCATTGATGGCTCCACTGCTACACCAACATCTACAGCTGGAATAATTAGGAAACAGTACGATTGCATTGGTCATACATAATACATTTGGTCCATGTCGATCAAATACCCATTGGGGATGAAAGTTGCAACAGATATGAAAATCCAATATTTGAGAGGGGAAAATGAAGATAGCATCTTGACAGCCCTTAGTATAAGTCAGGTTGTATAATCAGAAACCAAATAGCAGCTGTGATTAACATAGTCATGTTTGTCTAACTAATTCTTTTTGTTGCAAATGTCCAATTCAATATGGACGCCTAATGTGAGGAAGGTGTTTTCTCTTCCAAATTGCACTTCAGTGAAGCTAACTACAACACGAAGTTCCCATCAGCAGATACAGAAGTGGTTCTTGCTTATAACTAATAAAGTACAGAGTGTTCGAATGCACAGTGATAACATGATGTTGGTTGCATTTTAATGGAACCAGGGGGCTGGCCCCTTTATTTCTAAACAAAAAAAATGAGATTCCATGTGTTGAGGATTTGAGTTGAGTAATACCCATCCCGGTCCCCCTCTTAGAAATTGCATACCAGCCAAGTTAATTTCACAAATTAGTAATTCAGCACTCGTTACTGGTGCTGAGTCATGAGAATCCGACCAACCTCATTGCCAAAGAGGAACGCGGTGCTCCTGCGGAACGGGTGGGCCGTCACCGGCAGAGCGTCGTCGGTGATCTCCACGCCGCAAATGTCACACCCCCTCTCATCCTGCAGGAAACAGCAGAAAATACAAGTCACGCGCCAGGAAGGGGAGAGATGGAGATTCGGGGAAGGATtcggggttagggtttagggtttaaggatgGGGCGTGCAGATTCGGGGGTTTGTTGATCCAGGCAGGGCGGAAATTACCTTGAGGTAGGCGCAAGCTGTGGCGAGGGTGGTGAAGTGGCGGAAGCGGAGGTGGGAGGTGGATCCGTGGCTGCCGAAGGCGCTGACGTCGCGgcggccgaccaccaccacctccgccacgcCGAACGCCGTCGCGCTCCTCGCCAGCGTCCCCACGTTGTGCCTCTTCGCCACGTTGTGCACCACCACGATgctctccaccgccgccgccgccgccatagcCGCCGTTCACTGGTTGCTATTCTCGCTAGGAAAAAGAAAGAAGAGACGGGGAATGTGAGCTAGGGGAAGTGAGGGAAGTTCCCCTGAGCCGTTCCGCCGACACGCGGGCCCCACGAACCGGGACGAGTCTCCGTACTACTCTAGGTCAGAGATCTACTGCGCCACTATCCGGTGGGCCCGTGCTC
This Lolium perenne isolate Kyuss_39 chromosome 1, Kyuss_2.0, whole genome shotgun sequence DNA region includes the following protein-coding sequences:
- the LOC127347117 gene encoding uncharacterized protein, producing the protein MAAAAAVESIVVVHNVAKRHNVGTLARSATAFGVAEVVVVGRRDVSAFGSHGSTSHLRFRHFTTLATACAYLKDERGCDICGVEITDDALPVTAHPFRRSTAFLFGNEGTGLSQKECEVCDFFVYIPQYGGGTASLNVTVAASIVLHHFGVWAGFPERGREGNKFVVADKPHGQSRGLYCSDSIEDVIEERKTRRENACDIFEENGSSHTQESNGLDTMFTD